A stretch of Longibacter salinarum DNA encodes these proteins:
- a CDS encoding rhomboid family intramembrane serine protease, with protein sequence MLIPIGDDDRRLAGPAFVTVGLVMANLLAFFLWQGAGANQIAMYGWSVIPVEITQGIDLVQTQYVDAGGRSVPVPQAPGPTPVYLTILTAMFMHGGYAHLFGNLLYLWIFGDNVEHRLGGWRFFGFYVFCGIAATLIQVATAPDGVIPNLGASGAIAGVLGAYMVFFPKNRVHALFIYAIVSVPSIVAIGLWVAFQFFNGYGAIMETQQLGGVAYGAHIGGFLTGALLAGVVRLAGIWSPSSSSPPEPREHAGDLPRRW encoded by the coding sequence ATGCTCATTCCGATCGGAGACGATGACCGTCGCCTCGCGGGTCCGGCATTCGTAACCGTAGGCCTTGTCATGGCGAATCTCCTCGCCTTTTTTCTATGGCAGGGCGCTGGCGCCAACCAGATCGCGATGTACGGGTGGAGCGTGATCCCGGTTGAGATCACGCAGGGCATCGACCTGGTGCAGACGCAGTATGTGGATGCAGGCGGGCGGAGTGTACCCGTGCCGCAGGCCCCCGGGCCGACGCCTGTATACCTGACGATTCTGACAGCCATGTTTATGCACGGGGGATACGCCCACCTCTTCGGGAATTTGCTGTACCTCTGGATTTTCGGCGACAACGTCGAGCATCGTCTCGGGGGATGGCGGTTCTTCGGGTTTTACGTCTTCTGCGGGATCGCGGCTACGCTCATCCAGGTGGCGACCGCGCCGGACGGGGTGATTCCCAATCTCGGGGCGTCGGGCGCTATTGCAGGCGTTCTCGGGGCGTACATGGTGTTCTTTCCCAAGAATCGCGTGCACGCGCTGTTTATCTATGCCATCGTGTCGGTGCCGTCGATCGTGGCGATTGGGCTCTGGGTCGCCTTTCAGTTTTTTAACGGATATGGGGCGATTATGGAAACGCAACAGTTGGGAGGCGTCGCGTATGGTGCACATATCGGTGGTTTTCTGACCGGCGCCCTGCTTGCCGGGGTCGTTCGCCTCGCGGGGATCTGGAGCCCTTCGAGTTCGTCTCCACCTGAACCGAGAGAACATGCGGGCGACCTCCCACGCCGTTGGTAG
- a CDS encoding ATP-dependent Clp protease ATP-binding subunit, whose product MEGNFSNRVREVISYSREEAIRLGHDYIGTEHLLLGIIREGEGIAVKILRNLGCDLLKLKKAVEDTVRSTGNALSVGNIPLTKQAEKVLKITYLEAKLYKSDVIGTEHLLLSLLRDNENIAAQILQQGFSVTYDAVRNELDSIISGKASSSTSGGSGGRLSSGYGKESSGMAEKSKTPVLDNFGRDLTELAEESELDPIIGREKEIERVAQVLSRRKKNNPVLIGEPGVGKTAIAEGLAMRIVERKVSRVLYDKRIVTLDLASLVAGTKYRGQFEERMKAVMKELEKSPEVVLFIDEIHTIVGAGGASGSLDASNMFKPALARGDLQCIGATTLDEYRQNIEKDGALDRRFQKIIVDPSTPEETINILENIKKHYEAHHNVRYSTDAIELAVQLSDRYITDRFLPDKAIDVMDEAGARVHLSNIKVPQSILDLEEKIEDVKKEKNQVVKSQKFEEAARLRDKEKTLQEELEEEKKAWEEKADTEIHDVTTQNIAEVVAMMTGIPVDKISEPEKKKLLQMEQTLKERVVGQDEAIQKLSKAIRRTRAGLKDPEKPIGSFIFLGPTGVGKTELAKVLTEYLFDSQDSLIRIDMSEYMEKFSVSRLVGAPPGYVGYEEGGQLTEKVRRKPYSVILLDEIEKAHPDVFNILLQVLDDGVLTDGLGRRVDFRNTIIIMTSNIGTQDIKSLGKGIGFSQKETEDMDYNTMKSTVQDALKNVFNPEFLNRIDDVIVFHPLDKEHIFEIIDIMSEDLFDRAEELGLNVQFDESAKEFLTDKGFDPKYGARPLRRALQKYVEDPLAEALLNKNLGEGDTVILTHEDAAEELEFDIEHGEAPSGDGTAADEPEDAAEADDSEEKSSETPAAEGEE is encoded by the coding sequence ATGGAAGGAAACTTCTCCAACCGTGTTCGAGAAGTCATCTCGTATAGCCGCGAGGAGGCAATTCGGCTCGGTCACGACTACATCGGAACAGAGCACCTGTTGCTCGGCATCATCCGCGAGGGCGAGGGAATCGCTGTAAAGATTCTACGCAACCTCGGGTGTGACCTGCTGAAGCTAAAAAAGGCCGTGGAGGATACGGTTCGTAGTACGGGCAATGCCCTGTCGGTGGGAAATATCCCGCTGACCAAGCAGGCCGAGAAGGTGCTTAAAATTACTTACCTGGAGGCCAAGCTCTACAAGAGCGACGTCATCGGCACCGAACATTTGCTGCTCAGTCTCCTGCGAGACAATGAGAATATTGCAGCGCAGATCCTACAGCAGGGATTTTCGGTGACGTACGACGCAGTTCGAAATGAGCTCGACTCGATCATAAGCGGAAAGGCGTCGTCGAGCACCAGCGGGGGCTCGGGCGGACGCCTGTCATCGGGATACGGAAAAGAAAGCAGTGGCATGGCAGAGAAGAGCAAAACTCCTGTACTCGACAACTTCGGCCGGGACCTTACGGAACTCGCTGAGGAAAGCGAACTCGACCCCATCATCGGTCGTGAGAAGGAAATCGAGCGCGTGGCTCAGGTTCTGAGTCGCCGCAAAAAGAACAATCCAGTCCTAATCGGTGAGCCGGGGGTGGGTAAGACGGCCATTGCCGAAGGTCTCGCGATGCGTATTGTAGAGCGCAAGGTTAGCCGCGTGCTTTATGATAAGCGGATCGTGACCCTCGACCTGGCGTCGCTCGTCGCTGGCACGAAGTACCGTGGGCAGTTCGAGGAGCGGATGAAGGCGGTCATGAAGGAGCTTGAGAAGAGCCCGGAAGTCGTCTTGTTCATCGATGAGATCCACACGATCGTCGGCGCAGGCGGAGCCTCCGGCAGCCTCGACGCCTCCAACATGTTCAAACCGGCACTTGCCCGGGGGGATCTCCAATGCATCGGCGCGACGACGCTCGATGAGTACCGTCAGAACATTGAGAAGGACGGTGCCCTCGACCGACGTTTCCAGAAGATTATCGTCGATCCCTCGACGCCAGAGGAGACGATTAACATTCTGGAGAACATCAAGAAGCACTACGAGGCGCACCACAACGTCCGGTACTCCACCGACGCGATCGAACTGGCTGTACAGCTTTCCGACCGGTACATCACGGATCGCTTCCTGCCAGATAAAGCGATCGACGTGATGGACGAGGCGGGTGCCCGCGTGCACTTGTCCAATATTAAGGTGCCTCAGTCCATCCTCGACCTCGAAGAAAAAATCGAGGACGTCAAGAAGGAGAAGAACCAGGTCGTCAAGAGCCAGAAGTTCGAAGAAGCGGCGCGTCTCCGTGACAAGGAGAAAACCCTTCAGGAAGAGCTCGAAGAAGAGAAAAAGGCCTGGGAAGAGAAAGCTGACACGGAGATTCACGACGTGACCACGCAGAACATTGCGGAGGTCGTAGCCATGATGACCGGTATTCCGGTCGACAAAATCTCCGAGCCGGAGAAGAAGAAGCTTCTCCAGATGGAGCAGACGCTCAAGGAGCGCGTCGTCGGTCAAGACGAGGCGATCCAGAAGCTGTCGAAGGCCATTCGACGGACCCGTGCAGGCCTTAAGGATCCGGAGAAACCGATTGGCTCGTTCATCTTCCTTGGCCCGACGGGCGTCGGTAAGACGGAGCTCGCCAAGGTCCTCACGGAATACCTGTTCGACTCCCAGGATTCGCTCATCCGTATCGACATGAGCGAGTACATGGAGAAGTTCAGTGTGAGCCGCCTGGTTGGTGCACCTCCTGGCTACGTTGGCTACGAAGAAGGAGGCCAACTCACGGAGAAGGTGCGTCGCAAGCCGTACTCCGTGATCCTCCTCGACGAGATCGAGAAGGCGCACCCGGATGTCTTCAACATCCTCCTCCAGGTGCTCGATGACGGTGTGCTCACCGACGGCCTCGGCCGCCGTGTGGACTTCCGGAATACGATCATTATCATGACGTCCAACATTGGGACGCAGGACATTAAGTCTCTTGGGAAAGGTATCGGCTTCTCCCAGAAAGAGACGGAGGACATGGACTACAACACGATGAAGTCCACGGTCCAGGATGCGCTCAAGAATGTCTTCAATCCGGAGTTCTTAAACCGGATCGACGATGTGATTGTCTTCCACCCACTCGACAAGGAGCACATCTTCGAGATCATCGACATTATGTCGGAGGATCTGTTCGATCGAGCCGAAGAGCTTGGACTCAACGTCCAGTTTGACGAGTCGGCGAAGGAGTTCCTCACGGACAAAGGGTTCGATCCGAAGTACGGTGCCCGCCCGCTCCGCCGCGCCCTCCAAAAGTACGTGGAGGACCCGCTCGCGGAAGCATTGCTCAACAAGAACCTCGGAGAAGGCGACACCGTCATTCTCACGCATGAAGATGCGGCCGAGGAGCTCGAGTTTGATATCGAGCATGGCGAGGCCCCATCGGGCGACGGAACAGCCGCCGACGAACCGGAAGATGCCGCTGAGGCTGACGATTCGGAAGAGAAATCATCCGAGACACCAGCCGCCGAAGGAGAAGAGTAA
- a CDS encoding HesB/IscA family protein, giving the protein MAEATTKSAANAPIEMSSTAAQEIRKIMRTKKIPDGYGLRVGVKGGGCSGMSYVLGFDKQREHDSEFDIDGIPVFMDKRHGLYLMGTTIDYHDGLNARGFTFDNPNATETCGCGASFAS; this is encoded by the coding sequence ATGGCGGAAGCAACAACGAAGTCTGCGGCGAATGCACCGATTGAAATGAGCTCGACTGCGGCGCAGGAGATCCGTAAGATTATGCGAACGAAGAAGATTCCCGATGGCTACGGCCTCCGTGTCGGCGTAAAAGGCGGTGGATGCTCAGGAATGAGTTACGTGCTCGGATTCGACAAACAGCGCGAGCATGACTCTGAGTTTGACATCGATGGTATCCCCGTCTTCATGGATAAGCGCCATGGGCTCTACCTCATGGGCACGACCATTGACTATCACGACGGTTTGAATGCCCGCGGCTTTACGTTCGACAATCCGAATGCGACCGAAACCTGCGGTTGTGGCGCCAGCTTCGCCTCCTGA
- a CDS encoding lamin tail domain-containing protein yields the protein MIRLVYVAIAFGCITTGLAASSSEPGSSRFPSGPLVINEVHAAPNDSDAEFIEILNRSDRTLPLSELTYADANEDFDPVVPASGPPLPSDLPPGHYLVLVRDSTAAARAFPDLWTQTPSDAIVVAPPGWEGLNNGGDVVNIRIGGNLSDQLTYDGDWFPRNTSLERIDPNGPSAAFNVRPSTNGASPGRRNTQYAPDTTAPKITFAEERPDEAGGEPKVRLYLDEGVASQSVHADNFEVRGRPVHDATLHEDLRTIDLAVKAPLRDQSDSPLVSASGLADRTGNARDKDEIIVALQPTEGDLRWTEIMYDPRADGHDGWPDQSEYLEMVNLSTYQLTLHGLQVTGATDEHGETDQLAAVSQTKAISPQSYALIYASGDLRGSTPEERQSSLNEAFPDMANSGGVLIEEDRSSLRLTNSGRSIVLRSEAGELIDSLLYDPDWHADDLASTDGVSLAKISLTAESTSLVAWTSSAHPDGGTPGHKNSVHLPQEQSAVTASVTVSPSPFSRSRDGATRIQYHLERPAGTIRVRIYDAHGRLVRTLVQSKRTGSEGELLWDGRTDDGHAVRMGIYVVLFESVDVDGASLETARAPVVVARER from the coding sequence ATGATCCGCCTTGTCTACGTCGCAATCGCATTTGGTTGCATCACTACGGGACTCGCGGCTTCCTCCAGTGAACCGGGCAGTTCCCGCTTCCCGAGCGGCCCCCTTGTAATCAATGAAGTGCACGCTGCGCCGAACGACTCCGATGCCGAGTTCATCGAAATCCTGAACCGCTCGGATCGCACCCTTCCACTGAGCGAGCTTACGTATGCCGACGCCAATGAGGACTTCGATCCGGTTGTGCCGGCGTCCGGTCCCCCTCTCCCGTCCGACCTGCCGCCGGGACACTACCTCGTCCTCGTCCGCGACTCCACGGCCGCTGCACGAGCCTTTCCTGACCTGTGGACGCAGACCCCGTCCGACGCCATCGTGGTTGCGCCCCCGGGCTGGGAAGGCCTAAACAATGGCGGTGACGTCGTTAACATCCGGATCGGCGGAAATCTATCGGACCAGCTGACGTACGACGGCGACTGGTTTCCGCGCAACACGTCCCTCGAACGGATCGACCCAAATGGACCATCGGCCGCCTTCAACGTCCGACCGTCAACGAACGGAGCAAGCCCCGGTCGGCGAAATACACAGTACGCCCCTGACACCACCGCACCGAAAATCACGTTTGCCGAGGAGAGACCGGATGAAGCCGGCGGTGAGCCAAAGGTTCGACTTTACCTGGACGAAGGCGTTGCCTCACAGTCTGTGCATGCCGACAACTTCGAGGTGCGGGGCCGCCCGGTCCACGACGCGACGTTGCATGAGGATCTGCGCACGATTGATCTCGCGGTAAAAGCCCCCCTCCGTGATCAATCAGATAGCCCGCTCGTTTCCGCTTCGGGCCTAGCCGACCGAACGGGAAATGCGCGAGACAAGGATGAGATCATCGTCGCACTCCAACCGACTGAAGGTGACCTCCGATGGACGGAGATCATGTATGATCCGCGCGCGGACGGTCACGACGGTTGGCCAGATCAGTCGGAATACCTGGAGATGGTAAACCTTAGCACGTACCAACTCACGCTTCATGGTCTGCAAGTGACGGGTGCAACGGACGAGCACGGCGAAACGGATCAGCTAGCGGCAGTTTCGCAAACGAAGGCCATCAGTCCACAGTCGTACGCTTTGATCTACGCCTCCGGTGACCTTCGTGGATCGACACCTGAAGAGCGCCAATCATCCTTGAACGAAGCATTTCCGGACATGGCGAATAGCGGGGGCGTCTTGATCGAAGAAGACCGATCCAGCCTGCGCCTCACGAACTCCGGCCGCTCAATCGTCCTTCGATCAGAAGCCGGCGAACTGATCGACAGCCTGCTGTACGACCCGGACTGGCATGCCGACGACCTCGCGTCAACGGACGGCGTCTCGCTCGCGAAAATCAGCCTGACGGCCGAAAGTACATCTCTTGTCGCGTGGACGTCGAGTGCTCACCCGGACGGCGGGACACCCGGTCACAAAAACAGTGTTCACCTCCCACAGGAACAGAGCGCCGTTACAGCTTCGGTCACGGTGTCTCCCTCGCCGTTCAGCCGGTCCCGGGATGGAGCGACGCGCATCCAGTATCATCTTGAGCGACCGGCGGGCACGATCAGGGTGCGAATTTATGACGCGCACGGACGACTCGTCCGCACCCTCGTTCAGTCTAAGAGAACGGGATCAGAGGGTGAATTGCTCTGGGACGGCCGAACAGATGACGGACATGCGGTCCGCATGGGAATCTACGTTGTCTTATTCGAATCGGTGGATGTGGACGGTGCATCGCTTGAAACGGCTCGGGCTCCTGTGGTTGTTGCCCGTGAGCGCTGA
- a CDS encoding amidohydrolase, which produces MSSRVSPVDAAHLPDNVADVVGDDVTLARLLIAIRRHLHMNPEIGMQEHSTSQFIRTTLEGYGLDVTGPVAGTGLFVDIEGTKEPVNGEPHKIGYRADIDALPAADQKHCPYRSQNPGVAHLCGHDAHTAVGIGVALVLNQMRDEIPGTVRVFFQPNEEGLPSGAPLMIRSGVLDGLEAVYGIHVDPTLDVGRYGLLTGPVTAASDRFDVYVRQEGTGHSARPHEGADTIWIANQIMNQFYQLAGRVTDARNAAVLTVCKMQGSDAHNVIPETAQFGGTLRSINQADRETIRQHMRRTAEEFGKMYDANVELAFEDGAPPVVNDGRAVSNIARSIKSMFGEQAIYNIPQSSMGGEDFAYYLQELPGAFIRVGTSSSPKTSFPLHHHQFDIDERPLAPTARLMSRVLVNHLGNEKLMEDATPFQRDGYDLDGVPLPETQPRSAQQPAYSSNGAS; this is translated from the coding sequence ATGTCTTCTCGCGTATCCCCCGTCGATGCTGCTCATCTTCCCGATAACGTTGCTGATGTCGTCGGAGATGATGTGACGCTTGCACGATTGCTGATTGCCATTCGGCGGCACCTGCATATGAATCCGGAGATTGGAATGCAGGAGCACAGCACCTCTCAATTTATCCGAACGACGCTCGAGGGATACGGACTCGATGTGACGGGTCCCGTCGCAGGAACGGGCCTGTTCGTGGATATCGAAGGCACGAAAGAACCGGTCAACGGAGAGCCTCACAAGATCGGCTACCGAGCGGACATTGACGCGCTACCGGCGGCGGACCAGAAGCACTGCCCGTATCGCTCCCAGAATCCGGGCGTAGCACACTTGTGTGGTCATGATGCACACACGGCGGTCGGAATCGGCGTCGCCCTCGTGCTCAACCAGATGCGCGATGAAATTCCGGGAACGGTGCGCGTCTTTTTCCAGCCAAATGAAGAAGGCCTCCCTAGCGGCGCCCCGCTGATGATCCGTTCGGGCGTGCTCGACGGACTCGAAGCGGTCTACGGTATCCACGTCGACCCAACGCTCGATGTCGGTCGATACGGCCTGCTAACGGGTCCGGTGACCGCTGCGTCGGATCGTTTCGACGTATATGTTCGTCAGGAAGGCACCGGACATTCCGCCCGTCCGCATGAAGGTGCAGACACGATCTGGATCGCAAATCAGATCATGAATCAGTTTTACCAGCTCGCCGGACGCGTGACGGATGCGCGGAACGCGGCCGTGCTCACGGTCTGCAAAATGCAGGGCTCCGATGCGCACAACGTCATTCCGGAAACAGCCCAGTTTGGTGGGACCCTCCGCTCCATCAATCAGGCCGACCGCGAGACCATTCGCCAGCACATGCGCCGTACCGCCGAAGAGTTCGGTAAGATGTACGATGCGAACGTCGAGCTCGCATTCGAAGATGGAGCGCCGCCTGTCGTCAACGACGGCCGAGCGGTAAGCAACATTGCTCGCAGCATCAAATCCATGTTCGGGGAGCAGGCGATCTACAACATTCCTCAATCCAGTATGGGCGGTGAGGACTTCGCCTACTACCTGCAGGAGCTGCCGGGGGCCTTTATTCGCGTCGGTACGTCATCGAGCCCAAAAACCAGCTTCCCGCTACACCATCATCAGTTTGACATTGACGAGCGACCTTTGGCACCGACGGCTCGCCTGATGTCCCGAGTGCTGGTCAACCACCTCGGCAATGAGAAACTGATGGAGGACGCGACGCCGTTTCAGCGCGACGGGTATGACTTGGACGGCGTACCGCTGCCGGAAACACAACCGCGTTCCGCTCAGCAGCCCGCATACTCGTCCAACGGCGCATCATAG
- a CDS encoding calcium/sodium antiporter, translating to MILDTVLFLLGLIILYYGAEWLIRGASGIALDYGIRPVVVGLTIVALGTSMPEFLVNFIAALGGEHDLALGNIIGSNISNIALILGASALVLPIAVTPQILQKEYPMMLGAMVVFYGVALDGTISRLDGGLLVTCLIAFIGYLLYDAQNNSAASSMIDEIDVDDDSLETSSPQDTLLKKTLFLVGGTIGLAVGAHFMVDSAVDIANVMGISQITIGLTIVAIGTSLPELAASMVGAIKDEADLSVGNILGSNLLNVLFVVGTVSIMSPLSVEPTTQTVHFPVMLGICVMLLPIAWTRFQITRLEGGVLLATFLSYMTYIVVWTV from the coding sequence ATGATCCTCGACACCGTACTCTTCCTCCTCGGTCTCATCATTCTGTACTACGGAGCCGAGTGGCTCATTCGAGGTGCATCTGGTATTGCCCTCGATTACGGTATCCGACCTGTGGTTGTCGGCCTCACCATCGTCGCACTCGGCACCTCGATGCCCGAGTTCCTGGTCAATTTCATCGCGGCTTTGGGCGGCGAACACGACCTCGCGCTCGGCAACATCATTGGGTCGAACATCTCTAATATTGCGCTCATTCTGGGCGCCAGCGCGCTCGTCCTTCCCATCGCGGTCACTCCGCAAATTCTGCAGAAGGAGTACCCGATGATGCTCGGTGCAATGGTTGTGTTTTATGGCGTCGCTCTGGACGGCACAATCAGCCGACTGGATGGTGGCCTTCTCGTCACCTGCCTCATTGCCTTCATCGGCTACCTGCTCTACGATGCGCAGAATAATTCGGCGGCCAGCAGCATGATCGACGAGATCGACGTCGACGACGACTCGCTAGAAACGTCGAGTCCGCAGGATACGCTGCTGAAGAAAACTCTTTTTCTCGTCGGAGGAACGATTGGTCTGGCCGTCGGCGCTCACTTCATGGTCGACAGCGCGGTCGATATCGCCAACGTGATGGGCATCAGCCAGATTACCATCGGGCTTACGATCGTCGCGATCGGCACGAGCCTTCCCGAACTGGCGGCCTCGATGGTCGGAGCCATCAAGGACGAGGCCGATCTATCGGTTGGAAATATTCTCGGCTCGAACCTGCTCAACGTGCTGTTCGTCGTGGGAACAGTGTCGATCATGTCCCCGCTCAGCGTCGAGCCAACCACGCAGACGGTCCATTTTCCCGTGATGCTCGGCATCTGCGTGATGCTCCTCCCCATCGCATGGACCCGCTTCCAAATCACCCGCCTCGAGGGAGGCGTTCTCCTCGCGACGTTCCTCAGCTACATGACGTACATCGTTGTCTGGACGGTCTGA